The following proteins are encoded in a genomic region of Procambarus clarkii isolate CNS0578487 chromosome 23, FALCON_Pclarkii_2.0, whole genome shotgun sequence:
- the LOC138367796 gene encoding uncharacterized protein, producing the protein MRIMLMVMKVAWPGEAGHVTLHADEGIKQRNTSTHHDTTKEHLNAPRHHKGTPLRTTTPQRNTSTHHDTTKEHFNAPRHHKGTPLRTTTPQRNTSTHHDTTKEHFNAPRHHKGTPLRTATPQRNTSTHRDTTKEHFNAPRHHKGTPLRTATPQRNTSTHHDTTKEHLYAPRNRNFKDFPP; encoded by the exons ATGAGGATAATGCTGATGGTGATGAAAGTTGCATGGCCTGGCGAGGCTGGACATGTCACACTTCATGCTGATGAAGGTATAAA ACAAAGGAACACCTCTACGCACCACGACACCACAAAGGAACACCTCAACGCACCACGACACCACAAAGGAACACCTCTACGCACCACGACACCACAAAGGAACACCTCAACGCACCACGACACCACAAAGGAACACTTCAACGCACCACGACACCACAAAGGAACACCTCTACGCACCACGACACCACAAAGGAACACTTCAACGCACCACGACACCACAAAGGAACACTTCAACGCACCACGACACCACAAAGGAACACCTCTACGCACCGCGACACCACAAAGGAACACCTCTACGCACCGCGACACCACAAAGGAACACTTCAACGCACCGCGACACCACAAAGGAACACCTCTACGCACCGCGACACCACAAAGGAACACTTCAACGCACCACGACACCACAAAGGAACACCTCTACGCACCACGAAACAGAAACTTCAAGGATTTTCCTCCATAA
- the LOC138367795 gene encoding serine/arginine repetitive matrix protein 2-like — protein MHLVSSEEWLQDVNGRVKEHFRSKTSTPGARQALQEARQALQEARQALQEQDKHSRSKTSTPGARQALQEQDKHSKSKTSTPGARQALQEQDKHSRSKTSTPGARQALQEQDKHSRSKTSTPRARQALQEQDKHSRSKTSTPRPRQALQEARQALQDQDKHSRNKTSTPGTRQALQYQDKHSRSKTSTPRARQALQEQDKHSRSKTSTPRARQALQEQDKHSRSKTSTPGARQALQEQDKHSRSKTSTPGARQALQEQDKHSKSKTSTPGARQALQEQDKHSRSKTSTPGARQALQEQDKHSKSKTSTPRARQALQEQDKHSRSKTSTPGARQALQEQDKHSRSKTSTPGARQALQEQDKHSRSKTSTPGARQALHDQDKHSRKQDKHSRTKTSTPGTRQALQEQDKHSSTKTNTPEARQALQEQDKHSRSKTSTPGARQALQEQDKHSKSKTSTPGARQALQEQDKHSRSKTSTPGARQALQEQDKHSRSKTSTPRARQALQEQDKHSRSKTSTPRPRQALQEARQALQDQDKHSRNKTSTPGTRQALQYQDKHSRSKTSTPGAILDTQNSYVLT, from the coding sequence ATGCATCTCGTCTCGAGTGAAGAATGGCTTCAAGATGTTAATGGCAGAGTGAAGGAGCACTTCAGGAGCAAGACAAGCACTCCAGGAGCAAGACAAGCACTCCAGGAAGCAAGACAAGCACTCCAGGAAGCAAGACAAGCACTCCAAGAGCAAGACAAGCACTCCAGGAGCAAGACAAGCACTCCAGGAGCAAGACAAGCACTCCAAGAGCAAGACAAGCACTCCAAGAGCAAGACAAGCACTCCAGGAGCAAGACAAGCACTCCAGGAGCAAGACAAGCACTCCAGGAGCAAGACAAGCACTCCAGGAGCAAGACAAGCACTCCAGGAGCAAGACAAGCACTCCAGGAGCAAGACAAGCACTCCAAGAGCAAGACAAGCACTCCAGGAGCAAGACAAGCACTCCAGGAGCAAGACAAGCACTCCACGACCAAGACAAGCACTCCAGGAAGCAAGACAAGCACTCCAGGACCAAGACAAGCACTCCAGGAACAAGACAAGCACTCCAGGAACAAGACAAGCACTCCAGTACCAAGACAAACACTCCAGAAGCAAGACAAGCACTCCAAGAGCAAGACAAGCACTCCAGGAGCAAGACAAGCACTCCAGGAGCAAGACAAGCACTCCAAGAGCAAGACAAGCACTCCAAGAGCAAGACAAGCACTCCAGGAGCAAGACAAGCACTCCAGGAGCAAGACAAGCACTCCAGGAGCAAGACAAGCACTCCAGGAGCAAGACAAGCACTCCAGGAGCAAGACAAGCACTCCAAGAGCAAGACAAGCACTCCAAGAGCAAGACAAGCACTCCAGGAGCAAGACAAGCACTCCAAGAGCAAGACAAGCACTCCAGGAGCAAGACAAGCACTCCAGGAGCAAGACAAGCACTCCAGGAGCAAGACAAGCACTCCAAGAGCAAGACAAGCACTCCAAGAGCAAGACAAGCACTCCAGGAGCAAGACAAGCACTCCAGGAGCAAGACAAGCACTCCAGGAGCAAGACAAGCACTCCAGGAGCAAGACAAGCACTCCAGGAGCAAGACAAGCACTCCAGGAGCAAGACAAGCACTCCAAGAGCAAGACAAGCACTCCAGGAGCAAGACAAGCACTCCAGGAGCAAGACAAGCACTCCACGACCAAGACAAGCACTCCAGGAAGCAAGACAAGCACTCCAGGACCAAGACAAGCACTCCAGGAACAAGACAAGCACTCCAGGAACAAGACAAGCACTCCAGTACCAAGACAAACACTCCAGAAGCAAGACAAGCACTCCAAGAGCAAGACAAGCACTCCAGGAGCAAGACAAGCACTCCAGGAGCAAGACAAGCACTCCAAGAGCAAGACAAGCACTCCAAGAGCAAGACAAGCACTCCAGGAGCAAGACAAGCACTCCAGGAGCAAGACAAGCACTCCAGGAGCAAGACAAGCACTCCAGGAGCAAGACAAGCACTCCAGGAGCAAGACAAGCACTCCAGGAGCAAGACAAGCACTCCAAGAGCAAGACAAGCACTCCAGGAGCAAGACAAGCACTCCAGGAGCAAGACAAGCACTCCACGACCAAGACAAGCACTCCAGGAAGCAAGACAAGCACTCCAGGACCAAGACAAGCACTCCAGGAACAAGACAAGCACTCCAGGAACAAGACAAGCACTCCAGTACCAAGACAAACACTCCAGAAGCAAGACAAGCACTCCAGGAGCCATACTAGACACGCAAAACTCATATGTGCTCACTTAA